TTTCCGACGCCCTGAAGAAGGGCGACAAGGTGACCCTCGTGGGGTTCGGGACTTTCAGCGTCACGGAGCGCAAGGCCCGCAAGGGACGCAATCCCCAGACGGGCAAAGAGATCAAGATCGCCGCCAGCAAGGCGCCGAAGTTCAAGGCGGGCAAAGGCCTCAAGGACAGGGTCTAGGCCCCAGCCCACTTTGGGCGGATAGCTCAGCTGGAAGAGCGCCGGCCTTACAAGCCGGAGGTCGCAGGTTCGAGCCCTGTTCCGCCTACCAAGAAAGCGAGAAGCCCTTTGCGGGGGCGTAGTTCAGTCGGTTAGAACGCCGGCCTGTCACGTCGGAGGTCGCGAGTTCGAGTCTCGTCGCTCCCGCCATTCTTGAAAGGCCCCCCGGATGCGTCCGGGGGGCCTTTCTCTTTGAGGCCTGAGGGGCAAAGGGCAAAGAGGCCCGGCACCGGGGAGCCGCTCGCAGCGCTCCCCGTAGGGCGGTCCCTTCGAGTCCCAGTCGGCCAGTACCTCGGCCGAGGCGCCCCTGCTACCCTACCGCCCGGACCCGCGCCCCGGCGGACCCCAGGTACTCGGAGATCTTGGCCGCCAGGTTGCGGAAGACGCGGGTGAAGACCTCCCGGTCGGGCTCGAGCAGGGTGATGCGAAACCCGAGTTCCTGGGTGCAGAAGGACGACAGGGGGACCACGCAGATGCCCGCGGAGGCGAGCAGGTAGTAGACGAAGCGCTTGTCGAGGGGCGTGCCCGGGGGCGCCACCAGCTTCTCCACCAGAGCCCGGACCTCCGGATTGGCCACGGGGAGGGTCTGGTGCTCCGTCAGC
This region of Thermodesulfobacteriota bacterium genomic DNA includes:
- a CDS encoding HU family DNA-binding protein, which translates into the protein MTKAELIEVMAARANTSKAAAKRFLGAFTDAVSDALKKGDKVTLVGFGTFSVTERKARKGRNPQTGKEIKIAASKAPKFKAGKGLKDRV